One stretch of Oncorhynchus keta strain PuntledgeMale-10-30-2019 chromosome 18, Oket_V2, whole genome shotgun sequence DNA includes these proteins:
- the LOC118396853 gene encoding tripartite motif-containing protein 3-like: MSVAMAKRETGSTSPVVRQIDKQFLVCSICLDHYHNPKVLPCLHTFCEKCLQNYIPPQSLTLSCPVCRQTSILPEKGVAALQNNFFITNLMEVLQRDPECSPPEACSVLESVSAAAACQPLSCPNHEGKVMEFYCESCETAMCLECTEGEHREHVTVPLRDVLEQQKAALKTQLDAIRNRLPQLRAAIELVGEISKQLTDRKNEAVTEISSTFEELERALHLRKTTLITDLENICCTKQKVLQAQLSSLLQGKDNIQSCSSFTEQALSHGSATEVLLVQKQMGERVSALARHTYPEQPHENSHLDCQVETEGLRRSIQNLGVLITTGAVGHTSVATGEGLRHTLVSQHTTVTVTTKDKDSELVKTGNAVLRAEIVSMDGAVTTETEVVDNKNGTYEVGYTMRSEGEFSFSLLLYEQPVRGSPFRLRAVKPSDVLQSPDDVKRRVKSPSGTGGHIRQKAVRRPSSMYSTTKKKENPIEDELIYRVGTRGRDKAEFTNLQGIFQQRTGETTANNQCIQVFSNDGAFKLRFGVRGRSPGQLQRPTGVTVDMNGDIIVADYDNRWVSIFSSDGKFKSKIGAGRLMGPKGVAVDRNGHIITVDNKACCVFIFQANGKLVTKFGARGTSDRQFTEKSGTNISLEPKLSKSGPAFSPHFVAINNKNEIVVTDFHNHSVKVYSADGEFLFKFGSHGEGNGQFNAPTGVAVDANGNIIVADWGNSRIQVFDSSGSFLSYINTTADPLYGPQGLSLTSDGHVAVADSGNHCFKVYRYLQ, translated from the exons ATGTCTGTCGCCATGGCGAAGCGTGAGACGGGCAGCACCAGCCCAGTGGTTCGGCAGATAGACAAACAGTTCCTGGTCTGCAGCATCTGTCTGGACCACTACCACAACCCTAAAGTCCTGCCCTGCCTACACACCTTCTGTGAGAA ATGCCTCCAGAACTACATCCCCCCTCAGTCTCTGACACTATCGTGTCCCGTGTGTCGTCAGACGTCCATCCTGCCAGAGAAGGGCGTGGCCGCGCTGCAGAACAACTTCTTCATAACCAACCTGATGGAGGTGCTGCAGAGGGACCCAGAGTGTTCTCCTCCAGAGGCCTGCAGTGTGCTGGAGTCAGTCAGTGCTGCTGCCGCCTGCCAGCCGCTCTCCTGCCCCAACCACGAGGGCAAG GTGATGGAGTTCTACTGCGAGTCGTGTGAGACTGCCATGTGTTTGGAGTGTactgaaggagagcacagggaaCATGTGACTGTCCCTCTGAGAGATGTCTTGGAGCAACAGAAAGCAGCCCTGAAAACCCAGCTGGATGCCATACGCAACAG GCTGCCCCAGCTGAGGGCTGCTATAGAGCTGGTAGGGGAGATCTCCAAGCAGCTGACTGACAGGAAGAACGAGGCGGTGACAGAGATCAGCAGTACCTTTGAGGAGCTAGAGAGGGCGCTACACCTCAGGaagaccaccctcatcactgacCTGGAGAACATCTGCTGCACCAAGCAGAAG gtgctCCAGGCCCAGCTCTCCTCGCTCCTGCAGGGTAAGGACAACATCCAGAGCTGCAGTAGTTTTACGGAGCAGGCTCTGAGCCATGGCAGTGCTACAGAGGTTCTGCTGGTCCAGaaacagatgggagagagggtcAGCGCCCTGGCCCGACACACCTACCCAGAACAG CCCCATGAGAACAGCCATCTTGACTgccaggtagagacagagggtCTTCGTCGTTCCATCCAGAATCTGGGTGTGCTCATCACCACAGGAGCCGTAGGCCACACCTCCGTCGCCACGGGAGAGGGACTACGCCATACCCTGGTTAGCCAGCACACCACTGTCACCGTGACGACCAAGGACAAGGACAGTGAGCTGGTGAAGACGGGCAACGCGGTGCTGCGGGCCGAGATCGTGTCGATGGATGGGGCGGTAACCACGGAGACAGAGGTGGTGGATAATAAGAATGGGACGTATGAG GTGGGCTATACCATGCGCTCTGAGGGGgagttctccttctctctcctcctgtacgAGCAGCCGGTCAGGGGCAGTCCGTTCCGGCTGCGTGCTGTCAAGCCCTCGGACGTCCTGCAGTCTCCAGACGATGtgaagaggagggtgaagagTCCTAGTGGGACGGGGGGCCACATCAGGCAGAAGGCTGTGAGGAGACCCTCCAGTATGTACAGCACCACCAAGAAGAAGGAGAACCCCATCGAGGATGAACTCATCTACAGAGTCG GAaccagagggagagataaagcaGAGTTTACAAACCTCCAGGGAATCTTCCAGCAACGGAC AGGTGAGACTACAGCCAACAACCAGTGTatacag GTCTTCTCAAACGATGGGGCATTCAAGCTGAGGTTTGGGGTCAGGGGTCGGTCGCCGGGGCAACTGCAGCGCCCCACTGGGGTCACCGTGGATATGAACGGTGACATCATCGTGGCCGACTACGACAACCGCTGGGTCAGCATCTTCTCCTCCGACGGAAAGTTCAAG AGTAAGATCGGTGCTGGTCGTCTGATGGGCCCTAAGGGCGTGGCGGTGGACAGGAACGGACACATCATCACCGTGGACAACAAGGCCTGCTGCGTGTTCATCTTCCAGGCTAATGGGAAGCTGGTCACCAAGTTTGGAGCCAGGGGGACGTCAGACAGACAGTTCACAG AAAAAAGTGGAACAAACATTTCACTGGAACCAAAGCTGAGTAAATCTGGCCCTGCGTTCA GTCCCCACTTTGTGGCGATCAACAACAAAAATGAGATTGTGGTAACAGACTTCCACAATCATTCGGTGAAG GTGTACAGTGCAGACGGGGAGTTCCTGTTTAAGTTTGGTTCCCATGGCGAGGGGAACGGACAGTTTAACGCCCCGACGGGCGTTGCCGTGGACGCCAACGGGAACATCATCGTTGCTGACTGGGGGAACAGCAGAATACAG GTGTTTGATAGTTCCGGGTCGTTCCTGTCCTACATCAACACCACAGCAGACCCTCTCTATGGTCCACAGGGCCTGTCTCTCACCTCTGATGGACACGTGGCTGTGGCTGATTCTGGCAACCACTGCTTCAAGGTTTACCGCTACTTGCAGTAG